One genomic window of Halomicrobium sp. LC1Hm includes the following:
- a CDS encoding TetR/AcrR family transcriptional regulator: protein MSFEGYGEDMEPGKRDIMEATHRAVREHGYSDLTIQRIADEFGRSKALLYYHYDGRDDLLVDFLDYILGGFLANLPEGGTAPREELDALVDRLLPTTVDEEPHRLMLAMFELRMNAPHDDAVREQYVEVEAQLRDILEDILRRGIEANDFVDVDVDAEAEALLSLLVGTRARRLTVYEPDTSIEPLKRAIDAHVARISTADADSDD from the coding sequence ATGAGCTTCGAAGGCTACGGTGAGGACATGGAGCCCGGCAAGCGGGACATCATGGAAGCCACCCACAGGGCCGTCAGGGAACACGGCTACAGCGACCTCACGATCCAGCGCATCGCCGACGAGTTCGGTCGCAGCAAGGCGTTGCTCTACTACCACTACGACGGCCGAGACGACCTCCTGGTCGACTTTCTCGACTACATCCTCGGGGGCTTTCTCGCGAATCTCCCCGAGGGAGGAACGGCACCGCGCGAGGAACTCGACGCCCTCGTCGATCGCCTCCTCCCGACGACGGTCGACGAGGAACCTCATCGACTGATGCTGGCGATGTTCGAACTCCGCATGAACGCGCCCCACGACGACGCCGTGCGCGAGCAATACGTCGAGGTCGAAGCACAGCTGCGGGACATCCTCGAAGACATTCTCCGGCGGGGGATCGAGGCGAACGACTTCGTCGACGTCGACGTCGACGCCGAGGCGGAGGCGCTGCTCTCGCTGCTCGTCGGCACTCGTGCCCGCCGTCTCACGGTCTACGAGCCGGACACGTCCATCGAACCGCTGAAGCGAGCGATCGACGCCCACGTCGCCCGCATCTCGACGGCGGACGCCGACAGCGACGACTGA
- a CDS encoding ABC transporter ATP-binding protein, with product MAGDHRSRKSGTDDRTDDATPDRSPPTTAVRGTDLVVAYGDTSDPVIDGESIDIPTDEVTALIGPNGSGKSTLLKGLAHRLEPDRGTVLLDGRAVDSFGTKALARKLGLLSQENVAPEGISVADLVERGRYPHCGFFDSLSDTDHAAVDDAIRLAGIDHLRERDVGSLSGGQEQLVWIAMALAQDTDVVLLDEPTTFLDPHHQLEVMQIVETLRDESDTTVVLVLHDIGQAARYADHVVALKDGAVYARGPPESIVTPALLADVFEIEATVVETEHGPRIVPLDPIHDDST from the coding sequence ATGGCGGGCGATCACCGTTCGCGCAAGTCGGGGACCGACGACCGCACGGACGACGCGACGCCCGACCGAAGCCCGCCGACGACGGCGGTCCGTGGGACGGATCTCGTCGTGGCCTACGGCGACACGTCCGACCCGGTCATCGATGGCGAGTCGATCGACATCCCGACCGACGAGGTGACCGCGCTCATCGGGCCCAACGGCAGCGGGAAGAGCACCCTGTTGAAAGGACTCGCACACAGGCTCGAACCGGACCGCGGGACGGTTCTGCTCGACGGGCGAGCGGTCGACTCGTTCGGCACGAAGGCGCTGGCTCGGAAACTGGGGCTGCTCTCTCAGGAGAACGTGGCACCCGAGGGGATCTCTGTCGCCGACCTCGTCGAACGCGGTCGGTATCCCCACTGTGGCTTTTTCGACTCGCTGTCGGACACGGACCACGCCGCCGTCGACGACGCGATACGGCTGGCCGGCATCGACCACCTCCGGGAACGGGACGTGGGCAGTCTCAGCGGCGGCCAAGAGCAACTCGTGTGGATCGCGATGGCGCTCGCACAGGACACCGACGTGGTGTTGCTCGACGAACCCACGACGTTCCTGGACCCCCACCACCAGCTCGAAGTGATGCAGATCGTCGAGACGCTGCGGGACGAAAGCGACACGACCGTCGTCCTCGTTCTCCACGACATCGGGCAGGCGGCCCGCTACGCCGACCACGTCGTGGCGCTCAAAGACGGGGCGGTGTACGCCCGCGGCCCCCCCGAGTCGATCGTGACGCCGGCCCTGCTCGCCGACGTCTTCGAGATCGAAGCGACGGTCGTCGAGACCGAACACGGCCCTCGGATCGTCCCGCTCGATCCCATTCACGACGACTCCACGTAG
- a CDS encoding pyridoxamine 5'-phosphate oxidase family protein, which yields MSKKTPVNMSAAERDEILDSGGTGVLSLAAGDEPPHSIPVSYGYDAAASTFYFRLAVGVDTTKGDLDDRPASFVTYREESGGWQSVVARGRLEDVEREGIEIETLEGLEHVDIPLVDIFDRPLREVSFEFYRLVPDELTGRTEV from the coding sequence ATGTCGAAAAAGACCCCGGTCAATATGTCGGCCGCGGAGCGCGACGAGATCCTCGACAGCGGCGGGACGGGCGTCCTCTCGCTCGCTGCCGGGGACGAGCCACCGCACTCGATCCCGGTGTCGTACGGGTACGACGCGGCGGCCAGTACGTTCTACTTCCGACTGGCCGTGGGCGTCGACACCACGAAAGGCGACCTCGACGACCGGCCGGCGTCGTTCGTCACGTATCGAGAGGAGTCCGGGGGCTGGCAGAGCGTCGTCGCCCGCGGCAGACTCGAAGACGTCGAGCGCGAGGGCATCGAGATCGAGACGCTGGAAGGGCTCGAACACGTCGACATCCCGCTGGTGGACATCTTCGACCGACCGCTCCGAGAAGTGTCGTTCGAGTTCTACCGGCTCGTTCCCGACGAACTGACCGGACGGACGGAAGTCTAA
- a CDS encoding SDR family NAD(P)-dependent oxidoreductase has translation MYDFENTVALVTGAGSGIGRATATRFAAEGATVVVADIDTTGGPATVEQIEADDGDATFVEVDTSESDSIAALVEATLDEYGRLDYAVNNAAIGNTPAPLPEIDEDEWQRVLDVNLTGVWAGMKHEIPALSDSGGGAIVNVSSKAGLRGSPGRSPYAASKHGVVGLTRTAALETATEGVHVNAVCPTIVETPALASMSEAERTAVVEEVPMERAASPDEVASAVVWLCSDEASFVTGHALPVDGGETQQ, from the coding sequence ATGTACGACTTCGAGAACACCGTCGCACTCGTCACCGGTGCAGGATCGGGGATCGGTCGCGCAACTGCCACGCGGTTCGCCGCCGAGGGGGCAACCGTCGTCGTCGCCGACATCGACACGACGGGCGGTCCAGCGACCGTCGAACAGATCGAAGCCGACGACGGCGACGCGACCTTCGTCGAGGTCGACACCAGCGAGAGCGACTCGATCGCCGCGCTCGTCGAGGCCACGCTCGACGAGTACGGTCGACTCGACTACGCGGTCAACAACGCCGCGATCGGGAACACGCCGGCCCCGCTCCCGGAGATCGACGAAGACGAGTGGCAGCGCGTCCTCGACGTGAACCTGACCGGCGTCTGGGCCGGCATGAAACACGAGATTCCCGCACTCTCGGACTCCGGTGGCGGCGCGATCGTCAACGTGTCTTCGAAGGCCGGGCTCCGTGGCAGTCCCGGCCGGTCACCGTACGCCGCCAGCAAACACGGCGTCGTCGGTCTGACCCGGACGGCCGCCCTCGAAACCGCGACGGAGGGCGTTCACGTCAACGCGGTCTGTCCGACGATCGTCGAGACGCCCGCGCTGGCGTCGATGTCCGAGGCGGAACGCACCGCGGTCGTCGAGGAGGTCCCGATGGAGCGGGCCGCTTCCCCGGACGAAGTGGCGAGCGCCGTCGTCTGGCTGTGCTCCGACGAGGCGTCGTTCGTCACCGGCCACGCCCTCCCGGTCGACGGCGGCGAGACCCAGCAGTAG
- a CDS encoding DUF6498-containing protein, which yields MPSTSSERLPTASGFVPVVLANLVPLVGVVRLGWEPETLVVVYTLEVLFAFPMAGVKALFAQQPPRTDHEGSTVISVSDELTRKRGSVTVVPWLPPVYPRNVPFALAVGGVAAWFGMAIGVVVSRPIPVAAVVSQPEVLLSVGTLVVGQTVETWRDLRDGHHETTTPYAVIETPARQAFFLVFVLFVVPVTAVAGTAATLGVFVVVKLLVEWSGYRATHGDGGRLTGWLSGPDESGRAPAVDDVPAGEPDARVRTDGRAVLSTGALQALSERAPVYATSFVIVWLFSLVILGGEEPSREVALGSGLVLVCLFVALLAARVGTFYLRYGTLEYRRYDDRLVAYDSLLDEPQWWASIGSLRDAEVVSDRLPDRLLGTRTISLAAGWGDDPRRSLGPVADAEALVTAFDLHVRTTALAPIDRRVAAVVAGCVGVVVLAPVIVVLVPALSSSTALLYGVFVLPFATLPLRGLWKRAYPEESTAAESDV from the coding sequence ATGCCCTCCACGAGCAGTGAGCGCCTGCCGACAGCGTCGGGGTTCGTGCCGGTCGTCCTCGCGAATCTGGTGCCGCTGGTCGGCGTCGTCCGACTGGGCTGGGAGCCGGAGACGCTGGTGGTCGTCTACACGCTCGAAGTGCTGTTCGCGTTCCCGATGGCTGGCGTGAAGGCGCTGTTCGCACAGCAACCGCCACGCACCGACCACGAGGGGTCGACCGTCATCAGCGTCTCGGACGAGCTGACCCGAAAGCGCGGGAGCGTCACGGTGGTCCCGTGGCTACCGCCAGTCTACCCGCGAAACGTGCCCTTCGCCCTCGCCGTCGGCGGTGTCGCCGCGTGGTTCGGAATGGCCATCGGCGTCGTAGTCAGTAGGCCGATCCCGGTGGCGGCAGTCGTCAGCCAGCCGGAGGTCCTGTTGAGCGTCGGCACGCTGGTCGTCGGCCAGACCGTCGAGACCTGGCGGGACTTGCGGGACGGACACCACGAGACGACCACGCCGTACGCCGTGATCGAGACGCCGGCCCGACAGGCGTTTTTCCTGGTGTTCGTCCTGTTCGTCGTCCCGGTGACTGCCGTGGCCGGCACGGCTGCGACGCTCGGCGTGTTCGTCGTCGTCAAGCTCCTCGTGGAGTGGTCGGGCTATCGGGCGACCCACGGCGACGGCGGGCGACTCACCGGGTGGCTCTCCGGACCCGACGAGTCGGGCCGTGCGCCAGCGGTCGACGACGTGCCCGCGGGCGAACCGGACGCGCGCGTTCGGACGGACGGCCGCGCGGTGCTGTCCACCGGCGCACTCCAGGCGCTGAGTGAGCGTGCGCCCGTCTACGCGACGTCCTTCGTCATCGTCTGGCTCTTCTCGCTCGTGATCCTCGGCGGGGAGGAGCCGTCCCGAGAAGTCGCGCTCGGCTCCGGTCTCGTCCTGGTCTGTCTGTTCGTCGCACTCCTGGCGGCGCGTGTCGGGACGTTCTACCTCAGGTACGGGACGCTCGAATACCGTCGGTACGACGACCGACTCGTCGCGTACGACAGCCTGCTCGACGAGCCCCAGTGGTGGGCCTCGATCGGGTCGCTGCGCGACGCCGAGGTCGTGTCCGATCGGCTCCCCGACCGGCTGCTGGGGACGCGCACGATCTCGCTGGCAGCGGGCTGGGGCGACGATCCGCGGCGCTCGCTCGGACCCGTCGCCGACGCCGAGGCCCTCGTGACGGCGTTCGACCTGCATGTCAGAACGACGGCACTCGCGCCCATCGACCGGCGCGTGGCCGCCGTCGTCGCGGGCTGTGTCGGCGTGGTCGTCCTCGCCCCAGTGATCGTCGTGCTCGTGCCGGCGCTGTCCTCGTCGACGGCGCTGCTGTACGGGGTGTTCGTGCTGCCGTTCGCCACCCTCCCGCTGCGGGGCCTCTGGAAGCGAGCGTATCCGGAGGAGAGCACAGCGGCCGAGAGCGACGTGTAG
- a CDS encoding phytoene/squalene synthase family protein, which produces MTHHHTGPSESPLAYCHEAVQGVSRTFALTIDALDSPLADQICVGYLLCRIPDTVEDANHVPAAAQQDLLGTYREVLQPGSSTSIESFTRQAREWMPAQNPSPDWELVGNAPTVMAAFEQFDPPTREAMLPPVREMTTGMARFVERYADEPGIRIQTGTELRSYCHYVAGTVGTLITNLLAEQSLSEARETALRHNGEHFGRLLQLVNIAKDVHDDYVAENNVYLPAEWLAAEGVPQDRVVDDDLRSEAVAVLSRTLDRARQHLDPAQSYIEEMPLGGGNTVVAWAVPYLLAVGTLRELRANPGAAFAAEAVKVSRKEVRTIVSAVSATDRQRLDLLRETVAASPLEAVPQPLSH; this is translated from the coding sequence ATGACCCACCACCACACCGGTCCGTCCGAGTCCCCCCTCGCGTACTGTCACGAGGCTGTCCAGGGCGTCTCGCGAACGTTCGCACTAACGATCGACGCGCTCGACTCGCCGCTGGCCGACCAGATCTGTGTCGGCTACCTGCTCTGTCGGATTCCGGACACGGTCGAGGACGCGAACCACGTCCCGGCGGCGGCACAGCAGGACCTCCTGGGGACGTATCGCGAGGTCCTCCAGCCCGGTTCGTCGACGTCGATCGAGTCGTTCACTCGGCAGGCCCGAGAGTGGATGCCGGCCCAGAATCCCTCACCGGACTGGGAACTCGTCGGGAACGCACCGACCGTGATGGCGGCATTCGAGCAGTTCGACCCACCCACGCGGGAGGCGATGCTGCCGCCGGTCCGCGAGATGACCACGGGAATGGCCCGGTTCGTCGAGCGGTACGCCGACGAGCCGGGGATTCGCATCCAGACGGGCACCGAGCTACGGAGCTACTGTCACTACGTCGCGGGCACCGTCGGGACCCTGATCACGAACCTCCTCGCAGAGCAGTCCCTCTCCGAGGCTCGGGAGACGGCGCTGCGGCACAACGGCGAACACTTCGGCCGGCTCCTCCAGCTGGTGAACATCGCGAAGGACGTACACGACGACTACGTCGCCGAGAACAACGTGTACCTCCCCGCGGAGTGGCTGGCCGCCGAGGGAGTGCCACAGGATCGGGTCGTCGACGACGACCTCCGCTCGGAGGCCGTCGCGGTGCTGTCACGGACACTCGACCGGGCACGGCAGCACCTCGATCCCGCCCAGTCGTACATCGAGGAGATGCCACTGGGCGGCGGGAACACCGTCGTCGCGTGGGCCGTGCCGTACCTGCTGGCGGTCGGGACGCTGCGAGAACTGCGCGCGAACCCCGGAGCGGCGTTCGCCGCGGAGGCGGTGAAGGTGTCTCGGAAAGAGGTGCGAACGATCGTGAGCGCGGTGTCGGCGACCGATCGCCAGCGGCTCGATCTGCTGCGCGAGACGGTTGCTGCGAGCCCGCTCGAAGCGGTCCCCCAGCCACTCTCTCACTGA
- a CDS encoding iron ABC transporter permease: MAKGLDELAERSAVGRDWYVTSKLAALALCSLGILLLATLLQVSFGAYPLTLGEAWATVFDPAILLNGDVWHAFLLGGDTPEWFTRRQLVVWNIRLPRILVGVLVGANLAVSGAIFQIVTRNELASPYILGVSDGAGLVVLLTLTAFSGLLPLLPVLAAAGGGAAFLLVYVIAWKNGTSPVRLVLAGVVVGTVFGSVQRALFFFIDNLGVVMSAQTWLSGSLLGTDWAQVRIALPFTVLAMLLAFAVTRELDVLLLGEETAESLGMPVEKVRFAVAGIAILSTAAAIAVAGLVGFVGLIVPHMVRNIVGSDSRRLLAGCLFLGPTLLVGADVGARLALSPIQLPVGIITGLVGGPYFLYLMRKKEKLGEV; the protein is encoded by the coding sequence ATGGCGAAGGGACTCGACGAACTCGCCGAGCGTTCCGCCGTCGGGCGTGACTGGTACGTGACCTCCAAACTCGCCGCACTCGCGCTCTGTAGCCTGGGGATCCTGCTGCTCGCCACCCTCCTGCAGGTGAGCTTCGGCGCGTATCCGCTGACACTCGGCGAGGCGTGGGCGACCGTCTTCGACCCGGCGATCCTGCTGAACGGGGACGTCTGGCACGCGTTTCTCCTCGGTGGCGACACCCCGGAGTGGTTCACGCGCCGACAGCTCGTCGTCTGGAACATCCGGCTCCCGCGGATCCTCGTCGGCGTCCTCGTCGGTGCGAACCTCGCGGTCTCGGGCGCGATCTTCCAGATCGTCACGCGCAACGAACTCGCCAGCCCCTACATCCTCGGCGTGAGCGACGGCGCTGGCCTGGTCGTGCTCCTCACGCTGACGGCCTTCTCCGGCTTGCTCCCGCTGTTGCCGGTGTTGGCCGCAGCCGGCGGGGGCGCTGCGTTCTTGCTCGTCTACGTCATCGCCTGGAAGAACGGGACCAGTCCCGTCCGGCTGGTACTTGCCGGCGTCGTGGTCGGGACCGTCTTCGGGTCCGTCCAGCGAGCACTGTTTTTCTTCATCGACAATCTCGGTGTCGTCATGTCGGCCCAGACGTGGCTCTCCGGGTCGCTCCTGGGAACCGACTGGGCACAGGTCCGCATCGCGCTCCCGTTTACCGTGCTCGCGATGCTCCTGGCCTTCGCCGTGACCCGAGAGCTCGACGTGTTACTGCTTGGCGAAGAGACTGCCGAGTCGCTCGGCATGCCCGTCGAGAAGGTCCGCTTTGCCGTCGCCGGCATCGCCATCCTCTCGACGGCCGCCGCAATCGCCGTGGCGGGGCTCGTGGGCTTCGTCGGCCTGATCGTCCCCCACATGGTTCGCAACATCGTCGGCAGTGATTCCCGACGGCTCCTCGCCGGCTGTCTCTTCCTGGGGCCGACGCTGCTGGTCGGTGCCGACGTTGGCGCACGTCTCGCCCTGAGCCCGATACAGCTCCCCGTCGGGATCATCACCGGGCTCGTCGGTGGGCCGTACTTCCTCTACCTGATGCGCAAGAAAGAGAAGTTGGGTGAGGTCTGA
- a CDS encoding ABC transporter ATP-binding protein, producing MAHSTPLSTPYNPNPTALYSSAHAITNILLLDEPMTGLDAKLKDRLRREIGSLLDELGVTALYVTHDQEEAMAMCDRITVLNDGRLEQVGTPREIYESPANEFVAGFVGSANLLDAQLDDGTVDLGFTRAVADDTSGDATVVVRPDDIAVGSGSIPVTIREYQYLGETTSAVGELPDGRQLRLRLNGTAEETTVGTTVSVAIDPDGVAVVDTA from the coding sequence ATGGCCCACAGCACGCCACTCTCGACGCCGTACAACCCGAACCCGACAGCACTGTACAGCAGCGCGCACGCGATCACGAACATCCTCCTGCTGGACGAACCCATGACGGGACTGGACGCCAAGCTCAAGGATCGGCTCCGGCGCGAGATCGGGAGCCTGCTCGACGAGTTGGGCGTCACCGCGCTGTACGTGACCCACGACCAGGAGGAGGCGATGGCGATGTGTGACCGGATCACGGTGCTGAACGACGGCCGCCTCGAACAGGTCGGCACGCCTCGCGAGATCTACGAGTCGCCCGCAAACGAGTTCGTCGCCGGATTCGTCGGCTCGGCGAATCTGCTCGACGCACAGCTGGACGACGGCACGGTCGACCTGGGGTTTACGCGCGCGGTCGCGGACGACACGAGCGGGGACGCGACGGTCGTCGTCCGGCCCGACGACATCGCGGTCGGCAGCGGTTCGATCCCGGTGACGATCCGGGAGTACCAGTATCTCGGTGAGACGACCAGCGCTGTCGGGGAGTTGCCCGACGGACGGCAGTTGCGCTTGCGCCTGAACGGCACCGCCGAGGAGACGACCGTCGGAACCACGGTTTCGGTTGCGATCGACCCCGACGGCGTCGCTGTCGTCGACACCGCCTGA